A genomic region of Streptosporangium lutulentum contains the following coding sequences:
- a CDS encoding copper resistance CopC family protein has translation MKTSPVAVALALLATFVLGTAFAAPALAHDALKSSDPAKGAKVESLKEVRLTFSAGTRFPNVVVRASDGGVHQDGKPVVDGPVVTQKVKDDLPPGEYVIAYRVVSSDGHPIEGEIPFTLVGSSEPSASASASGEASPSAAESAPTSPAPADGTATVTAEPALAADDVAEPASSGGVPGWMWLVVGGLAGVGIGMFLSMRKKKQP, from the coding sequence ATGAAGACTTCCCCTGTCGCGGTCGCCCTCGCGCTCCTCGCCACCTTCGTCCTCGGTACGGCCTTCGCCGCGCCCGCCCTCGCCCACGACGCGCTCAAGAGCAGCGATCCCGCGAAGGGCGCCAAGGTCGAGAGCCTGAAGGAGGTGCGGCTGACGTTCAGCGCCGGCACGCGCTTCCCGAACGTCGTCGTGCGCGCCTCGGACGGCGGCGTCCACCAGGACGGCAAACCCGTCGTCGACGGCCCGGTGGTCACCCAGAAGGTCAAGGACGACCTCCCGCCGGGCGAATACGTCATCGCCTATCGGGTGGTCTCCTCCGACGGCCACCCGATCGAAGGGGAGATCCCCTTCACCCTGGTCGGTTCATCGGAGCCCTCAGCCTCAGCCTCCGCCTCGGGGGAGGCGTCGCCGTCCGCCGCGGAAAGCGCCCCCACCTCCCCGGCGCCCGCGGACGGCACGGCCACCGTCACGGCCGAACCGGCTCTCGCGGCCGACGACGTGGCCGAGCCCGCCTCATCGGGCGGCGTGCCCGGCTGGATGTGGCTCGTCGTCGGCGGCCTGGCAGGCGTCGGCATCGGTATGTTCCTCAGCATGCGGAAAAAGAAGCAGCCGTGA
- a CDS encoding sensor histidine kinase codes for MSEELRLHEGRSRSLAQALEEHLAEWAERTEIAVEIWALPAHDVPPSTARAVLATLGEALANVESHSGARVVSVAVTLGPSGLRMTVSDNGVGFIGPLTGRGVTAMRTHFDQVGGTLSINGVLGEGTTVSGAVPHRS; via the coding sequence GTGTCCGAAGAACTGCGCTTACACGAGGGACGAAGCCGGAGTCTCGCCCAGGCTCTGGAGGAACATCTCGCCGAATGGGCCGAGCGCACCGAGATCGCCGTCGAGATATGGGCGCTGCCCGCGCACGACGTGCCTCCCAGCACGGCCAGGGCCGTCCTCGCCACGCTGGGTGAGGCGCTCGCCAACGTCGAGTCGCACAGCGGGGCCCGCGTCGTCTCGGTCGCCGTCACCCTGGGGCCCAGCGGTCTGCGCATGACGGTGAGCGACAACGGCGTCGGCTTCATCGGTCCGCTCACGGGCCGGGGCGTCACCGCGATGCGGACCCACTTCGACCAGGTCGGGGGCACGCTCAGCATCAACGGCGTCCTCGGTGAGGGCACCACCGTCAGCGGGGCGGTGCCCCATCGGAGCTAG
- a CDS encoding SecDF P1 head subdomain-containing protein: MPPESSPGSQGSPEPPPGPPGLPGGPPGSQGAESSQGAGSSQGAESSQGAGSPPGPQEPGSPQGPSGTSRGKHRASAPEASPPGGVPGAPRASRATTAILVAALVVVVLITGVLGTIAVLMTRNPDMPLGGTPPRRLSIPIHFAPVTGTQAGACTTPDGVPDEQGQACYMIAAGVNVDAVRKIEAIREKSGAYSVRIAFAPAFSDQINDLTQETVDQPIAIVVGEKVVAAPRVAQVITDDSLSIAGSFTKEQADAMVVRLLGGGAGTTGAPTGQPQPTGQPQPTAPSVTSGSSNQPVTPPSAPSSNQPVTPPSTPPAANTSQPAGRSATVAPAAGPGTTRRPDAPSSTGAAGSELDPRYPNCKAALLDGYGPYYKETHEEYEWYVDKDGDGVACDSGDTT; the protein is encoded by the coding sequence ATGCCGCCCGAGTCCTCTCCCGGTTCGCAGGGGTCGCCCGAGCCTCCGCCCGGCCCCCCGGGGCTGCCCGGCGGTCCGCCCGGCTCGCAGGGTGCCGAGAGCTCGCAGGGCGCCGGGAGCTCGCAGGGTGCCGAGAGCTCGCAGGGCGCCGGGAGCCCGCCCGGTCCGCAGGAGCCCGGGAGCCCGCAGGGACCGTCGGGAACCTCACGCGGCAAGCACAGGGCGAGCGCGCCCGAGGCGAGTCCGCCCGGTGGCGTGCCGGGCGCCCCCAGGGCGAGCCGGGCCACCACCGCGATCCTGGTCGCCGCCCTGGTCGTCGTCGTACTGATCACCGGGGTGCTCGGCACCATCGCGGTCCTCATGACCAGGAACCCCGACATGCCGCTCGGGGGCACGCCGCCCAGGCGCCTGTCGATCCCCATCCACTTCGCCCCGGTGACCGGGACGCAGGCCGGGGCCTGCACAACCCCCGACGGCGTTCCCGACGAGCAGGGACAGGCCTGCTACATGATCGCCGCCGGGGTGAACGTGGACGCCGTACGGAAGATCGAGGCCATCAGGGAGAAGAGCGGCGCCTACTCGGTCAGGATCGCGTTCGCGCCCGCGTTCAGCGATCAGATCAACGACCTGACGCAGGAGACGGTCGACCAGCCGATCGCGATCGTCGTGGGGGAGAAGGTGGTGGCGGCTCCCCGGGTCGCCCAAGTGATCACCGATGACAGCCTCAGCATCGCGGGCTCCTTCACCAAGGAGCAGGCGGACGCCATGGTCGTGCGACTGCTCGGTGGAGGGGCCGGCACGACCGGGGCGCCGACGGGCCAGCCCCAGCCGACGGGCCAGCCCCAGCCGACGGCGCCGTCCGTCACGTCCGGGTCCTCGAACCAGCCCGTGACCCCGCCCTCGGCCCCGTCCTCGAACCAGCCCGTGACCCCGCCCTCGACTCCGCCGGCCGCGAACACCTCGCAGCCGGCGGGTCGGTCCGCGACGGTCGCACCGGCCGCGGGGCCCGGTACGACGCGCCGGCCGGATGCCCCGTCCTCGACGGGGGCCGCCGGCTCCGAACTCGACCCCAGGTATCCGAACTGCAAGGCCGCGCTCCTCGACGGCTACGGGCCCTACTACAAGGAGACCCACGAGGAGTACGAGTGGTACGTCGACAAGGACGGGGACGGCGTCGCCTGTGACTCCGGCGACACGACCTAG
- a CDS encoding xanthine dehydrogenase family protein molybdopterin-binding subunit — protein MSDIETRQSRDDLTRQRQGVGESVPRPDGTLKVTGEFAYSSDLYLADMIWGVTLRSPHPSAWIRSIDIGPALAMPGVFAVLTHEDVPGEKFYGLEHRDQPVLAVDQVRYQGEPVALVAADHPERARRAAEAIVVEYELREAVTDPRRAAFDPSYPKVHDHGNVLRHQPVRVGSDFEAPVVVTGEYEVGMQDQAFLGPESGLAVPAEDGGVDLFVATQWLHVDRDQIAPCLGLPQEKVRLSLAGVGGAFGAREDLSMQVHACMLALRTGRPVKIVYNREESFFGHVHRHPAWMRYEHGATREGRLLYVRAEILLDGGAYCSSSPAVVGNAASLGVGPYEVGNVWIDAYGVYSNNPPCGAMRGFGAVQACYAYESQMDRLAEACGISPVEVRVRNAVSQGSTLATGQVIDSPAPLADMLRELAAMPLPAVADDPGLLDMPGGVSQTTHGEGVRRGVGYGVGIKNICFSEGFDDYSTARVRVELLGGEPHVLVHTAAAEVGQGLLMVQAQIARTELGIDRVTVAKADTTVGSAGSSSASRQSYVTGGAVKTACEAVRKRLDELRADGSSLVQALERAGAVEETREYRHRRTFPMDPVTGQGDSHTQLALCVHRAVVDVDVELGLIKVVELTAVQDVGRIMNPLALEGQIHGGSAQGLGLALMEEIQVRDGKVLNPSFTDYLIPTILDMPPMKVSILENPDPHSPYGLRGAGEPPTLSSTPAVAAAVRAATGLPLSRVPIRPHDIAPNG, from the coding sequence GTGAGCGACATCGAGACCCGGCAGAGCCGGGACGACCTGACCCGGCAGCGCCAGGGCGTCGGCGAGAGCGTTCCGCGCCCCGACGGAACCCTGAAGGTGACGGGCGAGTTCGCCTACTCCTCCGACCTGTATCTCGCGGACATGATCTGGGGCGTGACCCTGCGCAGCCCGCACCCCTCCGCGTGGATCCGTTCCATCGACATCGGCCCCGCGCTCGCCATGCCCGGCGTGTTCGCGGTGCTCACCCACGAGGACGTGCCCGGCGAGAAGTTCTACGGGCTGGAGCACAGGGATCAGCCGGTGCTGGCCGTCGACCAGGTCCGCTACCAGGGCGAACCGGTCGCACTGGTGGCCGCCGACCACCCCGAGCGCGCCAGGCGCGCGGCCGAGGCGATCGTCGTGGAGTACGAGCTCCGCGAGGCCGTCACGGATCCCCGCAGGGCCGCCTTCGACCCCTCCTACCCGAAGGTCCACGACCACGGCAACGTGCTGCGCCACCAGCCGGTCCGGGTCGGCTCCGACTTCGAGGCCCCCGTGGTCGTCACCGGGGAGTACGAGGTCGGCATGCAGGACCAGGCCTTCCTCGGCCCCGAGTCCGGCCTGGCCGTACCGGCGGAGGACGGCGGGGTCGACCTGTTCGTCGCCACCCAGTGGCTGCACGTCGACCGCGACCAGATCGCGCCGTGCCTCGGGCTCCCCCAGGAGAAGGTACGGCTGTCGCTGGCCGGGGTGGGCGGCGCGTTCGGGGCTCGTGAGGACCTGTCCATGCAGGTGCACGCGTGCATGCTGGCGCTGCGCACGGGCCGCCCCGTGAAGATCGTCTACAACCGCGAGGAGTCGTTCTTCGGTCACGTTCACCGGCACCCGGCCTGGATGCGCTACGAGCACGGCGCGACCCGCGAGGGCAGGCTGCTCTACGTCAGGGCGGAGATCCTGCTCGACGGCGGCGCCTACTGCTCCTCCTCCCCCGCCGTCGTCGGCAACGCCGCCTCGCTGGGGGTGGGACCGTACGAGGTGGGCAACGTCTGGATCGACGCCTACGGCGTCTACAGCAACAACCCGCCCTGTGGCGCCATGCGCGGCTTCGGCGCGGTGCAGGCCTGTTACGCCTACGAGTCGCAGATGGACAGGCTGGCCGAGGCCTGCGGGATCTCCCCGGTCGAGGTCCGCGTCCGCAACGCCGTCTCCCAGGGCTCGACGCTGGCCACCGGGCAGGTGATCGACTCCCCCGCCCCGCTGGCCGACATGCTCCGCGAGCTCGCCGCGATGCCGCTGCCCGCCGTCGCCGACGACCCCGGCCTGCTGGACATGCCGGGCGGCGTCTCACAGACCACCCACGGCGAGGGCGTACGGCGGGGCGTCGGGTACGGCGTCGGTATCAAGAACATCTGCTTCTCCGAGGGCTTCGACGACTACTCCACCGCCAGGGTCAGGGTGGAGCTGCTCGGCGGCGAGCCGCACGTCCTGGTGCACACGGCGGCGGCCGAGGTGGGCCAGGGCCTGCTGATGGTCCAGGCGCAGATCGCCAGGACGGAGCTCGGCATCGACAGGGTGACGGTCGCGAAGGCCGACACGACGGTGGGCTCGGCCGGGTCCTCGTCGGCCTCCCGCCAGTCGTACGTCACCGGCGGTGCGGTCAAGACCGCCTGCGAGGCCGTGCGGAAGCGCCTGGACGAGCTGAGGGCCGACGGGTCGTCACTGGTCCAGGCCCTGGAGCGGGCCGGCGCGGTCGAGGAGACCCGGGAGTACCGTCACCGGCGCACCTTCCCGATGGATCCGGTCACCGGTCAGGGCGACTCCCACACCCAGCTCGCCCTGTGCGTGCACCGCGCGGTCGTGGACGTGGACGTGGAGCTCGGCCTGATCAAGGTGGTGGAGCTGACGGCCGTCCAGGACGTGGGCAGGATCATGAACCCGCTCGCCCTGGAGGGCCAGATCCACGGCGGCTCCGCCCAGGGACTGGGACTGGCGCTGATGGAGGAGATCCAGGTGCGCGACGGAAAGGTGCTCAACCCGTCCTTCACCGACTATCTGATCCCCACCATCCTCGACATGCCTCCCATGAAGGTGTCGATCCTGGAGAACCCCGACCCGCACTCCCCCTACGGCCTGCGCGGCGCGGGCGAGCCCCCCACTCTCTCCTCCACCCCGGCCGTGGCCGCCGCCGTACGGGCCGCCACCGGCCTGCCGCTGTCCCGCGTGCCCATCCGTCCCCACGACATCGCACCGAACGGGTAG
- a CDS encoding cytochrome c oxidase assembly protein yields the protein MNKPGQAVQAEQVKSGRTVKLALAGAGAAVVALVIAMIASGAATPRIIPGLPDQGAFTRWGLPLAKLTMDAAGVLTVGTLLAATIFLPSDKGLLGKTALSYVRAASWIALVWACAAAATMVFSLSEALGLPITDVLGGNELTSFASQVSQGIALTLVVLFTVAIALFARGAITVGTAGGLLVLALATLLPPALTGHSASSPNHDLATTGVAVHLLVLALWVGGLAVLCAHALRRQPQLEIAATRFSALALWCFIGVGLSGGFSILARLTSISELYTSAYGLLLLAKTAAFVILGLIGWWHRKRTLPLLAAGNQGTFVRFASGELIVMFVAVGLAVALSRTAPPPPILPVDQAFDLLGYLMPPEISLANLASLWWFDLFSATLIALLGGLYLAGVVRLTRRGDSWPKGRTAAWFVGILILIIATQSGVARYAKVLFSAHMAEHMTLSMLVPIFLVLGAPVTLALRALKPAVRRGDRGPREWLTTILHSRFLRVIGHPAIATTIFIVSTYALYFTPLFPAAMEEHLGHIVMTMHFLLSGCLFFWVIIGVDPAPYKLPHVGRLILLFVTMPFHAFFGLALMSMGTVLASEWYDQLGRTWGVSGVHDQQTGGAIAWGFGEVPTLIVLIALTFQWWRDDERQARRADRRADAIAARTGGTGDAKLDAYNDYLAKLSKRDSEQ from the coding sequence GTGAACAAACCAGGGCAGGCCGTACAGGCCGAGCAGGTGAAAAGCGGCCGGACCGTGAAGCTCGCGCTGGCGGGCGCGGGGGCCGCCGTCGTCGCCCTGGTGATCGCCATGATCGCCAGTGGCGCCGCGACCCCGCGCATCATCCCCGGCCTGCCCGACCAGGGCGCGTTCACCCGCTGGGGGCTGCCGCTGGCCAAGCTGACGATGGACGCCGCGGGCGTGCTCACCGTCGGCACGTTGCTGGCCGCCACGATCTTCCTGCCCAGCGACAAGGGTCTGCTGGGCAAGACCGCGCTCTCCTACGTCAGGGCGGCCTCCTGGATCGCGCTCGTCTGGGCCTGCGCGGCGGCCGCCACGATGGTGTTCAGCCTGTCCGAGGCACTGGGCCTGCCCATCACCGACGTGCTCGGCGGCAACGAGCTCACCAGCTTCGCCAGCCAGGTCTCCCAGGGCATCGCGCTCACCCTGGTCGTGCTGTTCACGGTGGCGATCGCGCTGTTCGCCCGCGGGGCGATCACGGTGGGCACGGCGGGCGGGCTGCTGGTGCTCGCGCTGGCCACCCTGCTTCCTCCCGCGCTGACCGGGCACTCCGCCTCCTCGCCCAACCACGACCTGGCCACCACCGGTGTCGCCGTGCACCTGCTGGTGCTCGCGCTCTGGGTGGGCGGGCTCGCCGTGCTCTGCGCGCACGCGCTGCGCAGGCAGCCGCAACTGGAGATCGCCGCCACCCGGTTCTCCGCGCTGGCGCTGTGGTGCTTCATCGGTGTGGGTCTGTCGGGTGGGTTCAGCATCCTCGCCAGGCTCACCTCGATCTCCGAGCTCTACACCTCCGCGTACGGCCTGCTGCTGCTGGCCAAGACCGCCGCGTTCGTGATCCTCGGCCTCATCGGCTGGTGGCATCGGAAGCGGACCCTGCCCCTGCTCGCCGCCGGCAACCAGGGCACGTTCGTCCGGTTCGCCTCCGGCGAGCTCATCGTCATGTTCGTGGCCGTCGGGCTGGCCGTCGCGCTCTCCCGCACCGCTCCGCCCCCGCCGATCCTGCCGGTCGACCAGGCCTTCGACCTGCTCGGCTACCTCATGCCGCCGGAGATCTCGCTGGCCAACCTGGCCTCGCTGTGGTGGTTCGACCTGTTCTCCGCGACCCTGATCGCGCTACTCGGCGGCCTCTACCTCGCCGGGGTCGTACGGCTCACCCGGCGCGGCGACTCCTGGCCCAAGGGCCGCACCGCCGCGTGGTTCGTCGGCATCCTGATCCTGATCATCGCCACCCAGAGCGGCGTCGCCCGCTACGCCAAGGTGCTGTTCAGCGCGCACATGGCCGAGCACATGACGCTGTCCATGCTGGTGCCGATCTTCCTGGTGCTCGGCGCCCCGGTCACCCTGGCGCTGCGCGCGCTCAAGCCCGCCGTCCGCAGAGGCGACCGCGGCCCGCGCGAGTGGCTGACCACGATCCTGCACAGCAGGTTCCTCCGCGTCATCGGTCACCCCGCGATCGCCACCACGATCTTCATCGTCTCCACCTACGCGCTGTACTTCACCCCGCTGTTCCCCGCCGCGATGGAAGAGCACCTCGGCCACATCGTCATGACGATGCACTTCCTGCTCAGCGGCTGCCTGTTCTTCTGGGTGATCATCGGAGTGGACCCGGCTCCCTACAAGTTGCCGCACGTGGGCCGGTTGATCCTGCTGTTCGTCACGATGCCGTTCCACGCCTTCTTCGGCCTCGCGCTGATGAGCATGGGCACCGTGCTGGCCAGCGAGTGGTACGACCAGCTCGGCCGGACCTGGGGTGTCTCCGGGGTTCACGACCAGCAGACCGGCGGCGCCATCGCCTGGGGCTTCGGGGAGGTTCCGACGCTGATCGTGCTCATCGCGCTGACCTTCCAGTGGTGGCGGGACGACGAGCGCCAGGCCCGCCGCGCCGACCGCCGGGCCGACGCCATCGCGGCCCGCACGGGCGGCACCGGTGACGCGAAGCTCGACGCCTACAACGACTACCTGGCCAAACTCAGCAAACGAGACAGCGAGCAATAG
- a CDS encoding helix-turn-helix domain-containing protein, whose amino-acid sequence MTGQDLVGQRIKTVRRQRGLSQAQLAHPELSDSYVSLIESGKRTPTPAVLELLAVKLDCSLTYLINGVTAEQMQEIERALSYAQLVMDNGDVAEARTRYAELLADSGLAGLPQLKQDAEYGLALATEACGDLDEAIALLDRLRRDESAPVASERGVAVAVALSRCYREKGNLTEAVKVAERILGQAVRPAWTESLIRLGSQLTMAYIDRGDLLRARQFSAEVLAGAEILGTPLSLTLAHWGTAIVAVESGRGEEAVTQVERAFAIQSEYGDPRRLARLRGDYAQVLLRVRPMEAGAWRDVLLKVDAELAESSANPMDKMRCAMNLARVELLLDKSEQAGEHMKGVCDMLDGMPQAMQAEARILYGQTLAELGRQQEASDELLAGAECLAQSPITRYTAHTWLTAAQVLDRIDEPDRSVDAYKRALACVGL is encoded by the coding sequence GTGACTGGTCAAGACTTGGTCGGGCAGCGCATCAAGACCGTTCGTCGGCAACGCGGGCTTTCCCAGGCGCAACTCGCCCACCCAGAACTGTCAGACAGCTACGTTTCCTTGATTGAAAGTGGCAAGCGTACTCCGACGCCCGCGGTTTTGGAGCTTCTGGCGGTCAAGCTCGACTGTTCGCTCACCTATCTCATCAACGGCGTGACGGCCGAGCAGATGCAGGAGATCGAGCGTGCCCTGAGCTACGCGCAGCTGGTCATGGACAACGGCGATGTGGCCGAGGCGCGCACGCGCTACGCGGAGCTTCTCGCCGACAGCGGTCTCGCGGGGTTGCCCCAGCTCAAGCAGGACGCCGAGTACGGCCTGGCCCTGGCGACCGAGGCCTGTGGAGATCTGGACGAGGCGATCGCCCTGCTCGACAGGCTGCGCCGGGACGAGTCGGCGCCGGTGGCCTCCGAGCGCGGTGTCGCCGTCGCCGTGGCGCTCTCGCGGTGTTACCGCGAGAAGGGGAACCTCACCGAGGCGGTGAAGGTCGCCGAGCGGATCCTGGGTCAGGCGGTGCGACCGGCCTGGACCGAGAGCCTGATCAGACTGGGCAGCCAGCTCACCATGGCCTACATCGACCGGGGAGACCTGCTCCGGGCCCGTCAGTTCTCCGCGGAGGTGCTCGCGGGCGCCGAGATCCTCGGCACGCCGCTCTCGCTCACCCTGGCGCATTGGGGCACGGCGATCGTCGCCGTCGAGAGCGGGCGTGGCGAGGAGGCGGTCACCCAGGTCGAGCGGGCCTTCGCCATCCAGTCCGAGTACGGGGATCCCCGCCGGCTGGCGCGGCTTCGCGGCGACTACGCGCAGGTCCTGCTGAGGGTGCGGCCCATGGAGGCCGGCGCCTGGCGCGACGTGCTGCTCAAGGTGGACGCCGAGCTGGCCGAGAGCTCGGCCAACCCGATGGACAAGATGCGCTGCGCGATGAATCTCGCCCGGGTGGAGTTGCTGCTCGACAAGTCCGAACAGGCCGGAGAGCACATGAAGGGGGTCTGCGACATGCTCGACGGAATGCCGCAGGCCATGCAGGCGGAGGCCCGGATCCTGTACGGACAGACTCTCGCGGAGCTGGGCAGGCAGCAGGAGGCCTCGGACGAGCTGCTCGCGGGAGCGGAGTGCCTGGCGCAGTCCCCGATCACCCGCTACACCGCCCACACATGGCTGACCGCCGCGCAGGTCCTGGACAGGATCGACGAGCCGGACCGCAGCGTCGACGCCTACAAACGCGCGCTGGCCTGTGTCGGACTGTAG
- a CDS encoding AfsR/SARP family transcriptional regulator — MIFLLLGSLTVRDAGNNTIPIPRLKHRQLLATLLLRAGTPTSVEHLVGSLWCDDPPPSAERNVKTYVHALRKLLSPDDLRSAPIETRANGYLIAPGPEDLDLLTFRDHVRRGRQASRERDPETAYRHFERALGLWRGEALLDSRGSRPLDDAAAHLSEERLACLEELSEVRIGLGRYAEAASGLRPAALANPTHERLWAQLMLSLYGAGDRTAALRAYQRFRRVVAERTGLEPCRPIQDLHQRMLASGSVFDLRLPAKSIHLVEAAPHDPIPRQLPRDPAGFVGRAEELVTLRSLLSPSDDGLPQHVVAITGPPGSGKSTLATRTAHLVRDRFRGGQLYANLHGATPGIRRLEPLEVLGRFLRALGVAPHAVPTDVDEAAALWRSLLDGRDVLIVLDDVVDLAQVRPLLSVPKGSTILVTSRQTFALVDDCAHVQINRMSQAEAATMLARLAGAERVARNARATARLVDLCGNLPLAVGIAGSRLANRPRWEVADLVERLEDERRRLHELEAGDLAVGSSLAVSYDLFLGGAHPLDRIAARALCALGVLQVPDVTSPVVGALLDVPADLAERAMERLVDGHLAEGDETGRYRLHDLIRLFAGEQAVRQQTREARGAMLDRALSSYVATTRLAVKLSGYQRTAPTKADLSAGPFPLASGEEAREWLEQELANLLSAAFQAMAAPEERTARLGVSLALSLFWHLQRSGLPSRLLTINRRVLEVGQRLGDRNVQAYAHGYMSVALSVTDHRDEALAHVHEQLALFRELSDPHGEQIALGSLGEIHLVLGRYEEAIGYAEAQRRVAKTIGHKPGEHYAATVIGAARHKLRQFDQALKVLGDTLIQTRKDGNLYQETAVHEKLGDIHLDLGDPASARTCYETALACAHTAKLSIAEPYMLLGLARSCRLLGELDKAATYLTRSVATARAMGTEELKGRLAEEEAVLAAYGRPITVLNGAGAP; from the coding sequence GTGATATTTCTACTGCTCGGTAGCCTGACGGTTCGCGACGCCGGGAACAACACCATTCCCATCCCTCGTCTCAAACACCGTCAGCTACTGGCGACGCTCCTTCTGCGGGCCGGTACCCCGACCTCCGTCGAGCATCTGGTGGGGTCGCTGTGGTGCGACGACCCCCCGCCCTCCGCCGAGCGGAACGTCAAAACCTACGTGCACGCCCTCCGCAAGCTCCTCTCCCCCGATGATCTGCGGTCGGCTCCGATCGAGACCCGGGCGAACGGCTACCTCATCGCCCCGGGGCCGGAGGATCTCGACCTGCTCACCTTCCGTGACCACGTCCGGCGAGGAAGGCAGGCCTCCCGCGAACGCGACCCGGAGACCGCCTACCGCCACTTCGAGCGGGCCCTCGGCCTGTGGCGCGGTGAGGCCCTCCTCGACTCCCGAGGAAGCCGGCCTCTGGACGACGCGGCGGCTCACCTCTCCGAAGAACGTCTCGCCTGCCTGGAGGAGCTCTCGGAGGTACGGATCGGTCTGGGCAGATACGCCGAGGCGGCGTCCGGCCTGCGCCCCGCGGCCCTCGCCAATCCGACGCATGAGCGGCTGTGGGCACAGCTCATGCTCAGCCTGTACGGGGCGGGAGACCGGACCGCCGCCCTGCGCGCCTACCAACGGTTCAGAAGGGTCGTCGCGGAGAGGACCGGCCTGGAGCCCTGCCGGCCGATCCAGGATCTCCACCAGCGGATGCTCGCCTCCGGCAGCGTCTTCGATCTGAGGCTTCCGGCGAAGTCGATCCATCTCGTCGAAGCCGCCCCGCATGATCCGATACCCCGCCAGCTGCCGCGTGACCCCGCCGGCTTCGTGGGGCGCGCGGAGGAGCTGGTGACGCTGAGGTCGTTGCTCTCCCCGTCGGACGACGGCCTGCCCCAGCATGTCGTCGCCATCACCGGACCGCCGGGATCGGGCAAGTCGACCCTGGCCACCCGAACCGCGCACCTGGTCCGCGACCGCTTTCGGGGCGGGCAGCTCTACGCCAATCTGCACGGGGCGACCCCGGGCATCCGGCGGCTGGAGCCCCTGGAGGTGCTCGGCAGGTTCCTGCGGGCCCTGGGGGTCGCCCCGCACGCCGTTCCCACCGACGTCGACGAGGCCGCGGCCCTCTGGCGCAGCCTGCTCGACGGCAGGGACGTCCTCATCGTGCTCGACGACGTCGTCGACCTGGCCCAGGTCCGTCCGCTGCTCTCCGTGCCGAAGGGGAGCACGATCCTGGTGACCAGCCGGCAGACCTTCGCCCTCGTCGACGACTGCGCCCACGTGCAGATCAACAGGATGAGCCAGGCGGAGGCGGCCACCATGCTCGCGCGGCTGGCGGGCGCCGAGCGGGTCGCCAGGAACGCCCGGGCGACGGCACGTCTGGTCGACCTCTGCGGAAACCTGCCGCTGGCCGTGGGGATCGCGGGATCCAGGCTGGCGAACCGGCCGCGGTGGGAGGTGGCCGATCTGGTGGAACGGCTGGAGGACGAACGGAGACGGCTGCACGAGCTGGAGGCGGGCGATCTCGCGGTCGGCTCCAGCCTGGCGGTCAGTTACGACCTGTTCCTCGGCGGCGCCCACCCCCTCGACCGGATCGCCGCCCGCGCGCTGTGCGCGCTCGGTGTGCTTCAGGTGCCCGACGTGACCTCACCTGTCGTCGGCGCCCTCCTGGACGTGCCCGCCGACCTGGCCGAACGCGCCATGGAACGGCTGGTCGACGGCCACCTCGCCGAAGGAGACGAGACCGGGAGGTACCGGCTGCACGACCTGATCCGGCTGTTCGCCGGCGAGCAGGCCGTACGGCAGCAGACGCGGGAGGCCCGCGGCGCCATGCTGGACCGGGCGCTGAGTTCGTACGTCGCGACCACGCGCCTGGCGGTGAAACTCTCCGGCTACCAGCGCACGGCGCCGACGAAGGCCGACCTCAGCGCGGGCCCCTTCCCGCTCGCCTCCGGGGAGGAGGCTCGCGAGTGGCTGGAGCAGGAGCTGGCCAACCTCCTGTCCGCCGCCTTCCAGGCGATGGCCGCCCCCGAGGAGCGGACCGCCCGTCTCGGAGTCTCCCTCGCCCTCTCGCTCTTCTGGCACCTCCAGCGCTCCGGTCTGCCCTCGCGCCTTCTCACGATCAACCGGCGGGTCCTCGAAGTCGGACAGCGGCTGGGCGATCGCAACGTCCAAGCGTACGCGCACGGCTACATGAGCGTGGCCCTCAGCGTGACCGATCACCGCGACGAGGCCCTGGCCCATGTCCATGAGCAGCTGGCCCTTTTCCGCGAGCTGTCCGACCCGCACGGCGAGCAGATCGCCCTGGGCAGCCTCGGTGAGATCCATCTCGTCCTGGGGCGCTACGAGGAGGCGATCGGCTACGCCGAGGCTCAGCGGAGAGTCGCTAAGACGATTGGCCACAAACCGGGCGAACACTACGCCGCTACCGTAATCGGTGCTGCTCGCCACAAACTACGGCAGTTCGATCAGGCGCTGAAGGTGCTGGGCGACACGCTGATCCAGACCCGCAAGGACGGCAACCTCTATCAGGAGACGGCCGTGCACGAGAAGCTCGGCGACATCCATCTCGACCTCGGGGATCCCGCGTCGGCCAGGACCTGCTACGAGACCGCCCTGGCCTGCGCGCACACCGCGAAGCTGAGCATCGCCGAACCCTACATGCTCCTCGGCCTCGCCCGATCCTGCCGCCTCCTGGGCGAACTCGACAAGGCCGCGACCTACCTGACGCGTTCCGTCGCGACCGCCCGGGCGATGGGCACCGAAGAACTGAAGGGCAGGCTCGCGGAGGAGGAAGCCGTTCTGGCCGCCTACGGCCGGCCGATCACGGTTCTGAACGGGGCCGGGGCCCCCTGA